Proteins encoded together in one Astatotilapia calliptera chromosome 7, fAstCal1.2, whole genome shotgun sequence window:
- the enc1 gene encoding ectoderm-neural cortex protein 1 has translation MKMSVCVHENRKSRASTGSMNIYLFHKSSYADSVLMHLNSLRQQRLFTDVLLHAGSRSFPCHRAVLAACSRYFEAMFSGGLRESQASEVDFHDSIHPEVLELLLDYAYSSRVVINEENAESLLEAGDMLEFQDIRDACAEFLERNLHPSNCLGMLLLSDAHQCTKLSELSWGMCLSNFPAICKTEDFLQLPKDMVVQLLSHEELETEDERLVYEAALNWINYDLERRHCHLPELLRTVRLALLPAIFLMENVSTEELINSQAKSKELVDEAIRCKLKILQNDGVVNSPCARPRKTSHALFLLGGQTFMCDKLYLVDQKAKEIIPKADIPSPRKEFSACAIGCKVYITGGRGSENGVSKDVWVYDTVHEEWSKAAPMLIARFGHGSAELKHCLYVVGGHTAATGCLPASPSVSLKQVEQFDPVANKWTMVAPLREGVSNAAVVSVKLKLFAFGGTSVTHDKLPKVQCYDPQENRWTVPASCPQPWRYTAAAVLGNQIFVMGGDTEFSACSAYKFSSESYQWTKVGDVTAKRMSCQAVASGNKLYVVGGYFGTQRCKTLDCYDPTLDAWNSITTVPYSLIPTAFVSTWKHLPA, from the coding sequence ATGAAAATGTCCGTGTGCGTCCATGAGAACCGAAAATCGCGAGCCAGCACCGGCTCCATGAACATCTACCTTTTTCACAAGTCCTCCTATGCCGACAGCGTCCTTATGCACCTCAACTCGCTGCGGCAGCAAAGGCTTTTCACCGACGTCTTGCTCCATGCTGGCAGCCGCTCCTTTCCCTGCCACCGCGCAGTGCTGGCTGCCTGCAGTCGCTACTTTGAGGCCATGTTCAGCGGTGGCCTGAGGGAAAGTCAGGCCAGTGAGGTTGACTTCCATGATTCGATCCACCCGGAGGTTTTGGAGCTCCTGCTGGATTACGCTTATTCATCACGGGTGGTCATCAATGAGGAGAATGCAGAGTCGTTGTTGGAGGCTGGGGACATGTTGGAATTTCAGGACATCCGGGATGCCTGCGCAGAATTCTTAGAGAGAAACCTTCACCCATCCAACTGCCTTGGCATGCTTCTGTTGTCAGATGCCCATCAGTGTACCAAGCTGTCAGAGCTCTCCTGGGGCATGTGCCTCAGCAACTTTCCTGCTATTTGCAAGACGGAGGACTTCCTCCAACTGCCCAAAGATATGGTGGTGCAGCTTTTATCACATGAGGAGCTAGAGACAGAAGACGAGAGACTGGTTTACGAAGCTGCTCTTAACTGGATCAACTACGACTTGGAAAGGAGGCACTGCCATCTCCCGGAGCTCCTGAGAACGGTTCGCCTTGCGCTATTGCCTGCCATCTTTTTAATGGAGAACGTCTCTACCGAAGAGCTAATTAACTCCCAGGCCAAGAGCAAGGAGCTGGTGGATGAAGCTATTCGCTGTAAGCTGAAAATCCTACAGAACGATGGCGTTGTTAACAGCCCATGTGCTCGACCCAGAAAAACCAGCCATGCCCTGTTTCTTCTGGGTGGCCAGACTTTCATGTGTGACAAGTTGTACCTTGTGGACCAGAAAGCCAAAGAGATCATCCCAAAGGCTGACATCCCCAGTCCACGGAAGGAGTTTAGTGCCTGTGCAATTGGATGTAAGGTGTACATCACTGGTGGCAGAGGCTCAGAAAATGGCGTGTCCAAAGATGTTTGGGTCTATGACACTGTCCACGAGGAATGGTCAAAGGCGGCACCCATGCTGATTGCCAGGTTCGGCCACGGGTCTGCAGAGCTGAAACACTGTCTCTACGTCGTAGGTGGTCACACCGCAGCGACAGGCTGCCTTCCAGCTTCTCCATCAGTGTCTCTCAAACAGGTGGAGCAGTTTGACCCCGTGGCAAACAAGTGGACAATGGTAGCTCCTCTGAGAGAGGGTGTGAGCAACGCAGCAGTAGTTAGCGTCAAACTCAAACTCTTTGCTTTCGGAGGAACCAGCGTCACCCACGACAAGCTGCCCAAGGTGCAGTGCTACGATCCGCAGGAGAACCGATGGACCGTGCCTGCATCCTGCCCTCAGCCATGGCGCTACACAGCCGCCGCTGTCCTGGGAAACCAGATCTTCGTCATGGGCGGAGACACAGAGTTCTCAGCATGCTCAGCATACAAGTTCAGCAGCGAGAGCTACCAGTGGACAAAAGTGGGTGATGTGACTGCCAAGAGGATGAGCTGCCAGGCTGTGGCATCAGGGAACAAACTCTATGTGGTGGGTGGGTACTTTGGCACACAGAGGTGTAAAACTCTGGACTGCTATGACCCCACACTGGATGCATGGAACAGCATAACTACAGTGCCATACTCACTCATTCCTACTGCTTTTGTCAGCACCTGGAAACATCTACCTGCTTGA
- the nsa2 gene encoding ribosome biogenesis protein NSA2 homolog, whose translation MPQNEHIELHRKRHGYRLDHHERKRKKESREAHERSHKAKKMIGLKAKLYHKQRHAEKIQMKKTIKMHEQRKTKQKNDDKTPEGAVPAYLLDREGQSRAKVLSNMIKQKRKEKAGKWEVPLPKVRAQGETEVLKVIRTGKRQKKAWKRMVTKVCFVGDGFTRKPPKYERFIRPTGLRFKKAHVTHPELKATFCLPILGVKKNPSSPLYTSLGVITKGTVIEVNVSELGLVTQGGKVIWGKYAQVTNNPENDGCINAVLLV comes from the exons ATG CCCCAGAACGAACACATTGAGTTACACCGCAAGCGGCACGGCTACCGTTTGGATCACCAtgaaaggaaaaggaagaagGAGAGCCGTGAGGCCCACGAGCGGTCTCACAAAGCCAAGAAGATGATAGGTTTGAAGGCCAAACTGTACCACAAACAGAGACACGCAGAGAAGATCCAGATGAAGAAGac CATCAAAATGCACGAACAGAGAAAGACGAAGCAGAAGAACGATGATAAGACCCCCGAGGGAGCAGTGCCAGCCTACCTGCTGGACAGAGAGGGACAGTCTCGTGCCAAAGTTCTCTCCAACATGATCAAacagaagaggaaagagaaggcC GGCAAATGGGAAGTGCCTCTGCCCAAGGTGCGCGCACAAGGAGAGACAGAGGTGCTTAAAGTTATCAGAACCggaaagagacaaaagaaagcCTGGAAGAGGATGGTCACAAAAGTTTGCTTTGTGGGCGACGGCTTTACCCGTAAACCTCCAAAGTATGAACGTTTCATCAGACCGACG GGTTTGAGATTTAAGAAGGCTCATGTCACACACCCAGAGCTGAAAGCAACATTCTGTCTTCCGATCCTGGGAGTGAAGAAGAACCCTTCCTCACCCCTCTACACCTCTCTAGGAGTCATCACAAAAGGAACAGTTATAGAAGTCAATGTCAGTGAGCTGGGCCTGGTAACACAAGGAGGAAAAGTTATCTGGG GTAAATATGCTCAGGTGACAAATAACCCAGAGAACGACGGCTGCATTAATGCAGTTCTGCTGGTATAA
- the gfm2 gene encoding ribosome-releasing factor 2, mitochondrial, protein MSLRGLQTFSRMIRGRRLFAAGLQCCRCRLSCHVKRHYSLLPDDVKSLRALVNPEVSRIRNIGIMAHIDAGKTTTTERMLYYAGYTRALGDVDDGDTVTDFMAQERERGITIQSAAVTFDWKSHRINLIDTPGHVDFTLEVERALRVLDGAVAVFDASAGVEAQTLTVWRQAEKHHIPCVCFLNKMDKPAANLSFCIESIRQKLKANPVLLQIPVGSGKNFTGVVDLLTSQKLMWKMKSMRDDGRVFEVKALDRSDDPDLLQVVSDARTALIEQVADLDDEFAELLLTDFSENFDAIPSNKLQEAVRRVTLARKGVPVLCGSSLRNKGVQPLLDAIPAYLPAPNERHHDVVRWYKDDLCALAFKVLHDKQRGPLVFLRIYSGTLKPQMALHNINRNSTERMSRLLVPFADQHVEIPSMTAGNIALTVGLKQTVTGDTIVSSKASAAAAARRAQNDSEAGKRSRECASVILSGVEVPDPVFFCTIEPPSMSKQADLESVLNCLQREDPSLKVRVDPDSGQTILCGMGELHIEIIHDRIRREHGIETHLGPLQVAYRETILHEASASDTLDRTVGERRHVVTVELAVRPVDVASVGGSCELAFTEELEGQLSAEMKEAVENGVHSSFLQGPLLGYPLQSVSTLMQRVTIEPGTSPAMVSACVSRCMLKALRLAGGQVLEPVMLLEVTVGDDHLSSVLGDLAQRRGTVRDIQSRHDNKVLLATVPLAEMMGYSTVLRTLTSGNATFSLELDTYEAMNPQEQNTLLKRLSGLL, encoded by the exons ATGTCTCTCAGGGGATTGCAGACCTTTAGCAGGATGATTCGG GGGAGGCGTTTATTCGCTGCGGGGCTGCAGTGCTGCAGATGTAGACTAAGCTGTCACGTAAAGAGACATTACAGCCTTCTTCCAG ATGATGTCAAATCATTACGGGCTCTCGTCAACCCTGAAGTATCCAG AATCCGAAACATCGGCATCATGGCCCACATTGATGCAGGCAAGACAACAACCACAGAGAGGATGCTTTACTACGCCGGTTACACAAGGGCATTGGGAG ATGTTGACGATGGGGATACAGTGACAGATTTTATGGCCCAAGAGCGAGAGCGTGGCATCACCATACAGTCAGCAGCAGTAACCTTTGACTGGAAAAGTCATAGAATAAATCTCATAGACACACCAG GACACGTTGACTTCACGCTTGAGGTGGAGCGGGCACTTCGTGTGCTTGATGGGGCTGTGGCGGTGTTTGACGCGTCGGCTGGCGTTGAG GCTCAGACTCTGACCGTGTGGAGACAAGCAGAGAAGCACCACATCCCCTGTGTTTGTTTCCTCAATAAGATGGACAAGCCTGCAGCGAA cttgAGTTTCTGCATTGAGAGCATAAGGCAGAAATTGAAAGCCAATCCAGTCCTCTTGCAG ATTCCTGTTGGCAGTGGAAAGAACTTCACAGGTGTTGTTGACTTGTTAACCAGTCAGAAGCTGATGTGGAAGATGAAATCTATGAGAGATGATGGCAGAGTGTTTGAAGTCAAAGCTCTTGACCGGTCTGATGATCCAGACCTCCTGCAGGTGGTCAGCGATGCAAGGACAGCTTTAATTGAGCAG GTCGCTGATCTGGACGATGAGTTTGCAGAACTGTTGCTAACCGATTTTAGCGAGAATTTCGATGCCATTCCCTCTAATAAA CTTCAAGAAGCCGTGCGGCGAGTTACTCTGGCCCGTAAAGGTGTACCGGTCCTCTGTGGGAGCTCTTTGAGAAACAAAGGTGTTCAGCCTCTTTTAGATGCCATCCCTGCCTACCTGCCTGCTCCTAATGAACGACACCATGATGTGGT GCGGTGGTACAAAGACGACCTGTGTGCACTGGCCTTCAAGGTTCTCCACGACAAGCAGCGCGGCCCTCTGGTGTTTCTCAGGATCTACTCTGGTACTCTGAAACCACAGATGGCGCTCCACAACATCAACAGGAACAGCAC TGAGAGGATGAGCAGGCTGCTGGTGCCATTTGCTGACCAGCATGTAGAAATCCCTTCGATGACAGCGGGAAATATTGCTCTTACTGTGGGACTCAAGCAG ACAGTTACAGGAGACACTATTGTGTCATCGAAGGCGTCAGCAGCAGCCGCGGCCCGTCGAGCCCAAAATGACAGCGAGGCGggaaagaggagcagagagTGTGCCAGCGTGATCCTGTCAGGAGTGGAGGTCCCTGATCCCGTCTTCTTCTGCACCATAGAACCGCCATCTATGTCCAAACAGGCCG ATCTTGAAAGTGTGCTCAACTGCCTCCAAAGAGAAGACCCCAGTCTCAAAGTCCGAGTTGATCCAGACTCTGGTCAG ACCATTTTATGCGGAATGGGAGAGCTGCACATCGAGATCATCCACGATCGAATCAGAAGAGAGCACGGCATTGAGACTCACCTCGGGCCGCTGCAGGTTGCTTACAGAGAGACAATTCTCCACGAGGCTTCGGCTTCAG ACACGCTGGACCGGACAGTAGGGGAGAGAAGACATGTCGTAACAGTGGAGCTGGCTGTCAGGCCTGTGGATGTCGCCTCAGTGGGTGGTTCATGCGAACTGGCTTTCACAGAAGAATTAGAGGGACAGCTTTCAGCAGAAATGAAAGAGGCAGTGGAGAATGGAGTGCACAGCTCATTTCTTCAag GGCCACTGCTAGGTTACCCATTGCAGAGTGTGTCTACACTGATGCAGCGTGTTACCATAGAACCTGGGACTTCACCTGCCATGGTGTCTGCCTGCGTGTCTCGCTGCATGCTGAAG GCCCTGCGGCTCGCGGGCGGACAGGTCCTCGAGCCAGTCATGTTGTTAGAAGTGACTGTCGGCGATGACCACCTCAGCTCGGTGCTGGGAGACTTGGCTCAAAGACGAGGAACGGTCAGAGACATCCAGAGCCGTCATGACAACAAGGTGCTCTTAGCAACCGTGCCCCTGGCTGAGATGATG GGTTATTCCACCGTTCTACGAACACTGACATCTGGCAACGCCACATTCTCCCTGGAGCTGGATACCTACGAGGCCATGAACCCTCAGGAGCAGAACACACTCCTCAAAAGACTCTCTGGCCTGCTGTGA
- the hexb gene encoding beta-hexosaminidase subunit beta isoform X2, giving the protein MLKFVSLLLALSFCQGLQHNNIDDYVEAEPVFEASKYGSLWPLPQKVQISEVSFKLTSSSFRIVDAKASSAGPSCSLLQSAYRRYYEYMFGSAKKQWWSKNNRRSDPSDLSELQVWITSPDSECDGYPSVTSDESYELTVNQPVAVLKAPKVWGALHGLETFSQLVFEDEYGAKSINAAIINDFPRFQHRGILLDSSRHFLPIKVILANLETMAMNKFNVFHWHIVDDQSFPYLSRTFPQLSEQGAYHPYTHVYTPADVKMVIEFARLRGIRVIPEFDTPGHTQSWGKGQKDLLTPCYSGSKPSGSFGPVNPILNTTYDFMAQFFTEISTVFPDGYVHLGGDEVDFTCWKSNPDIQKFMEQQHFGDDYRKLESFYIQKLLDIVTSTKKGYLIWQEVFDNGVKLKPDTVVHVWIGGGSDKEMSSVTAAGYTTILSAPWYLDYISYGQDWQKYYKVEPLNFEGTDEQKKLVIGGEACLWGEYVDATNLTPRLWPRASAVAERLWSAKDVTDIGDAFNRLSLHRCRMVERGIPAEPLFSSYCPHEYKGV; this is encoded by the exons ATGCTGAAGTTCGTGTCGCTATTGCTGGCCCTTAGTTTCTGCCAGGGCCTGCAGCACAACAACATCGACGACTATGTTGAGGCCGAGCCCGTTTTCGAGGCGTCAAAGTACGGCTCCCTGTGGCCTCTGCCGCAGAAAGTGCAGATTTCAGAGGTTTCATTCAAGTTAACCAGTAGCAGCTTCAGGATTGTTGATGCCAAAGCATCGTCCGCTGGACCGAGCTGCAGTCTCCTACAGAGCGCATACAGGAG GTATTATGAGTACATGTTCGGCAGCGCTAAAAAGCAGTGGTGGAGCAAAAACAACAGGCGATCAGATCCCTCTGATCTGTCCGAGCTGCAGGTGTGGATCACATCACCTGACTCTGAATGTGACGGATACCCCAGTGTGACTTCTGACGAGTCAT ATGAACTGACAGTGAATCAGCCAGTTGCTGTCCTGAAGGCACCTAAGGTCTGGGGAGCTCTGCACG GCCTGGAAACTTTTAGCCAGTTGGTGTTTGAAGATGAATATGGAGCT AAAAGTATCAATGCAGCAATAATCAATGACTTCCCCAGGTTTCAACACAGAGGCATCTTACTGGACAGCTCTCGGCACTTCCTTCCCATTAAAGTCATTTTGGCCAATTTG GAAACAATGGCAATGAACAAATTCAATGTTTTCCACTGGCACATTGTTGATGATCAGTCCTTCCCTTACTTAAGCCGAACCTTCCCACAGCTCAGCGAGCAA GGAGCTTACCACCCATACACCCACGTGTATACACCAGCCGATGTGAAGATGGTAATCGAGTTTGCTCGTCTAAGAGGCATTCGCGTCATACCGGAGTTTGACACTCCAGGACACACACAGTCTTGGGGCAAAG GCCAAAAAGATCTTCTCACACCCTGTTACTCTGGGTCCAAACCCTCTGGCTCTTTCGGGCCAGTGAATCCCATTCTGAACACCACGTACGACTTCATGGCTCAGTTCTTCACGGAGATCAGCACCGTGTTCCCCGATGGCTACGTTCACCTGGGAGGTGATGAGGTGGACTTCACATGCTG GAAGTCCAACCCAGACATTCAGAAGTTCATGGAGCAGCAACATTTTGGAGACGACTACAGAAAACTGGAATCATTCTACATCCAAAA ACTCTTGGATATTGTGACCTCTACCAAGAAGGGCTACCTGATCTGGCAGGAGGTCTTTGACAATGGTGTTAAG CTAAAGCCTGACACGGTAGTGCATGTGTGGATTGGTGGCGGAAGTGATAAGGAGATGAGCAGTGTCACGGCAGCAGGCTACACCACCATCCTCTCTGCTCCATGGTACCTAGATTATATTAGCTACGGGCAGGATTGGCAGAAGTACTACAAAGTTGAACCACTCAACTTTGAAG GAACTGATGAGCAGAAAAAGCTGGTGATTGGTGGAGAGGCCTGCTTGTGGGGAGAGTATGTGGACGCCACAAACCTCACACCCAGACTTTG GCCTCGTGCCAGTGCTGTGGCAGAGCGGCTGTGGAGCGCCAAAGACGTGACCGACATCGGCGATGCCTTCAACAGACTGTCGCTGCACCGCTGCCGTATGGTAGA GCGCGGCATCCCAGCTGAGCCGCTGTTTTCCAGCTACTGTCCACATGAGTACAAGGGTGTCTGA
- the hexb gene encoding beta-hexosaminidase subunit beta isoform X1, which produces MLKFVSLLLALSFCQGLQHNNIDDYVEAEPVFEASKYGSLWPLPQKVQISEVSFKLTSSSFRIVDAKASSAGPSCSLLQSAYRRYYEYMFGSAKKQWWSKNNRRSDPSDLSELQVWITSPDSECDGYPSVTSDESYELTVNQPVAVLKAPKVWGALHGLETFSQLVFEDEYGAKSINAAIINDFPRFQHRGILLDSSRHFLPIKVILANLETMAMNKFNVFHWHIVDDQSFPYLSRTFPQLSEQGAYHPYTHVYTPADVKMVIEFARLRGIRVIPEFDTPGHTQSWGKGQKDLLTPCYSGSKPSGSFGPVNPILNTTYDFMAQFFTEISTVFPDGYVHLGGDEVDFTCWKSNPDIQKFMEQQHFGDDYRKLESFYIQKLLDIVTSTKKGYLIWQEVFDNGVKLKADTLIHVWKGNQEQYQNEMASVTASGYQTLLSTPWYLNRISYGQDWQGFYKADPQDFKGTDEQKKLVIGGEACLWGEYVDATNLTPRLWPRASAVAERLWSAKDVTDIGDAFNRLSLHRCRMVERGIPAEPLFSSYCPHEYKGV; this is translated from the exons ATGCTGAAGTTCGTGTCGCTATTGCTGGCCCTTAGTTTCTGCCAGGGCCTGCAGCACAACAACATCGACGACTATGTTGAGGCCGAGCCCGTTTTCGAGGCGTCAAAGTACGGCTCCCTGTGGCCTCTGCCGCAGAAAGTGCAGATTTCAGAGGTTTCATTCAAGTTAACCAGTAGCAGCTTCAGGATTGTTGATGCCAAAGCATCGTCCGCTGGACCGAGCTGCAGTCTCCTACAGAGCGCATACAGGAG GTATTATGAGTACATGTTCGGCAGCGCTAAAAAGCAGTGGTGGAGCAAAAACAACAGGCGATCAGATCCCTCTGATCTGTCCGAGCTGCAGGTGTGGATCACATCACCTGACTCTGAATGTGACGGATACCCCAGTGTGACTTCTGACGAGTCAT ATGAACTGACAGTGAATCAGCCAGTTGCTGTCCTGAAGGCACCTAAGGTCTGGGGAGCTCTGCACG GCCTGGAAACTTTTAGCCAGTTGGTGTTTGAAGATGAATATGGAGCT AAAAGTATCAATGCAGCAATAATCAATGACTTCCCCAGGTTTCAACACAGAGGCATCTTACTGGACAGCTCTCGGCACTTCCTTCCCATTAAAGTCATTTTGGCCAATTTG GAAACAATGGCAATGAACAAATTCAATGTTTTCCACTGGCACATTGTTGATGATCAGTCCTTCCCTTACTTAAGCCGAACCTTCCCACAGCTCAGCGAGCAA GGAGCTTACCACCCATACACCCACGTGTATACACCAGCCGATGTGAAGATGGTAATCGAGTTTGCTCGTCTAAGAGGCATTCGCGTCATACCGGAGTTTGACACTCCAGGACACACACAGTCTTGGGGCAAAG GCCAAAAAGATCTTCTCACACCCTGTTACTCTGGGTCCAAACCCTCTGGCTCTTTCGGGCCAGTGAATCCCATTCTGAACACCACGTACGACTTCATGGCTCAGTTCTTCACGGAGATCAGCACCGTGTTCCCCGATGGCTACGTTCACCTGGGAGGTGATGAGGTGGACTTCACATGCTG GAAGTCCAACCCAGACATTCAGAAGTTCATGGAGCAGCAACATTTTGGAGACGACTACAGAAAACTGGAATCATTCTACATCCAAAA ACTCTTGGATATTGTGACCTCTACCAAGAAGGGCTACCTGATCTGGCAGGAGGTCTTTGACAATGGTGTTAAG CTGAAAGCAGACACACTAATCCACGTTTGGAAGGGAAACCAGGAACAATACCAGAATGAGATGGCAAGCGTTACTGCATCAGGGTACCAGACCCTGCTGTCCACTCCCTGGTACCTGAACCGTATCTCCTACGGGCAGGACTGGCAGGGTTTTTACAAGGCCGACCCACAGGACTTTAAGG GAACTGATGAGCAGAAAAAGCTGGTGATTGGTGGAGAGGCCTGCTTGTGGGGAGAGTATGTGGACGCCACAAACCTCACACCCAGACTTTG GCCTCGTGCCAGTGCTGTGGCAGAGCGGCTGTGGAGCGCCAAAGACGTGACCGACATCGGCGATGCCTTCAACAGACTGTCGCTGCACCGCTGCCGTATGGTAGA GCGCGGCATCCCAGCTGAGCCGCTGTTTTCCAGCTACTGTCCACATGAGTACAAGGGTGTCTGA
- the hexb gene encoding beta-hexosaminidase subunit beta isoform X3, with translation MLKFVSLLLALSFCQGLQHNNIDDYVEAEPVFEASKYGSLWPLPQKVQISEVSFKLTSSSFRIVDAKASSAGPSCSLLQSAYRRYYEYMFGSAKKQWWSKNNRRSDPSDLSELQVWITSPDSECDGYPSVTSDESYELTVNQPVAVLKAPKVWGALHGLETFSQLVFEDEYGAKSINAAIINDFPRFQHRGILLDSSRHFLPIKVILANLETMAMNKFNVFHWHIVDDQSFPYLSRTFPQLSEQGAYHPYTHVYTPADVKMVIEFARLRGIRVIPEFDTPGHTQSWGKGQKDLLTPCYSGSKPSGSFGPVNPILNTTYDFMAQFFTEISTVFPDGYVHLGGDEVDFTCWKSNPDIQKFMEQQHFGDDYRKLESFYIQKLLDIVTSTKKGYLIWQEVFDNGVKLKPDTVVHVWIGGGSDKEMSSVTAAGYTTILSAPWYLDYISYGQDWQKYYKVEPLNFEAESRHTNPRLEGKPGTIPE, from the exons ATGCTGAAGTTCGTGTCGCTATTGCTGGCCCTTAGTTTCTGCCAGGGCCTGCAGCACAACAACATCGACGACTATGTTGAGGCCGAGCCCGTTTTCGAGGCGTCAAAGTACGGCTCCCTGTGGCCTCTGCCGCAGAAAGTGCAGATTTCAGAGGTTTCATTCAAGTTAACCAGTAGCAGCTTCAGGATTGTTGATGCCAAAGCATCGTCCGCTGGACCGAGCTGCAGTCTCCTACAGAGCGCATACAGGAG GTATTATGAGTACATGTTCGGCAGCGCTAAAAAGCAGTGGTGGAGCAAAAACAACAGGCGATCAGATCCCTCTGATCTGTCCGAGCTGCAGGTGTGGATCACATCACCTGACTCTGAATGTGACGGATACCCCAGTGTGACTTCTGACGAGTCAT ATGAACTGACAGTGAATCAGCCAGTTGCTGTCCTGAAGGCACCTAAGGTCTGGGGAGCTCTGCACG GCCTGGAAACTTTTAGCCAGTTGGTGTTTGAAGATGAATATGGAGCT AAAAGTATCAATGCAGCAATAATCAATGACTTCCCCAGGTTTCAACACAGAGGCATCTTACTGGACAGCTCTCGGCACTTCCTTCCCATTAAAGTCATTTTGGCCAATTTG GAAACAATGGCAATGAACAAATTCAATGTTTTCCACTGGCACATTGTTGATGATCAGTCCTTCCCTTACTTAAGCCGAACCTTCCCACAGCTCAGCGAGCAA GGAGCTTACCACCCATACACCCACGTGTATACACCAGCCGATGTGAAGATGGTAATCGAGTTTGCTCGTCTAAGAGGCATTCGCGTCATACCGGAGTTTGACACTCCAGGACACACACAGTCTTGGGGCAAAG GCCAAAAAGATCTTCTCACACCCTGTTACTCTGGGTCCAAACCCTCTGGCTCTTTCGGGCCAGTGAATCCCATTCTGAACACCACGTACGACTTCATGGCTCAGTTCTTCACGGAGATCAGCACCGTGTTCCCCGATGGCTACGTTCACCTGGGAGGTGATGAGGTGGACTTCACATGCTG GAAGTCCAACCCAGACATTCAGAAGTTCATGGAGCAGCAACATTTTGGAGACGACTACAGAAAACTGGAATCATTCTACATCCAAAA ACTCTTGGATATTGTGACCTCTACCAAGAAGGGCTACCTGATCTGGCAGGAGGTCTTTGACAATGGTGTTAAG CTAAAGCCTGACACGGTAGTGCATGTGTGGATTGGTGGCGGAAGTGATAAGGAGATGAGCAGTGTCACGGCAGCAGGCTACACCACCATCCTCTCTGCTCCATGGTACCTAGATTATATTAGCTACGGGCAGGATTGGCAGAAGTACTACAAAGTTGAACCACTCAACTTTGAAG CTGAAAGCAGACACACTAATCCACGTTTGGAAGGGAAACCAGGAACAATACCAGAATGA